The Verrucomicrobiota bacterium DNA segment GACACAAAAAGATGGCCCCGCGCGGGTAGACGAAATTAGGCTGGATCGCTACACCGATGCCGTGCCGGGTGTGGGCACAATCCCAACGGACGCGAACCCCGCTCAGTTCCGGCGGCGGCGACCAGGCGGCTTCGGGAGGGTGGAAAGGGCCTGCGACACCCTGGGCAGCCGCGCAAGCCACCAGGCTTTTCAGCACCCACGCGGTCAGGGCGGCTCTGAGGACACCTGAGCACAGCATGGCATGGCATGGCAAGCGCGCGGGTGCGGCTACCTCGCGGCGCTCGGGTCCTGAAACTCCCGAAGCGGCGCGCTATAGGGACGTGGCGTGCTTGACGCCTCCGGGCTGGTCGCCGCACTCGGATAGGTGCCGGAACGGTTGGCGCAACCCCCTGACAAGCCCAGCGTGAAGACCAAAAGGATCGCTGCCGGAAGCGTGAGTGGTTTCATGCGAAGACGTCCGAACGAATCTAAGCCGGTTGCCGTTTGCAGGTCGATCCCGAAATGGGTCGCCGGGATGCTTCATCGCATATTCGTCGGATCGGCGCAATCTGATTCATTCGTCTTGCGCAGGCGGGGCGGGAAACATTTTCGCGTTGACCCGCACGGCTCCGATACTCTACTGGTTCAGTAGCCATTTCTGAAGGCGCCGGCGGTGTTTACCCGTCCCGCAGGCGCCGGACGCCGCGGCGCCTGAACCAACGAGAGAAGAAAACCGATGACCCGAAAGAGTATCCCTGCATGGGCGCTGTTGGCCCTGCTCTCCCTGACAGCCCCTCCCCTGCACGCCCAACAGGATCAAGCGTTGATCGATGCGCTTGTCCGCAAGGGGATCCTTTCCCAAAAGGAGGCTGAGCAGATCCAGGCCGAAGTCGAAAAGGAGGCCGATCAAACCCCTGCGCCTCCACAGAACAAAATCAAAATCGGCGACTGGGTCGACGAATTGAGACTTTCCGGCGAAATTCGCCTCCGCAACCAGTGGGACGACAGCACTCCCCAACTGCCGAAGGCGCCCCGGCAGACCACCTATACCAACCACTCGCAGCGCGACCGGTGGCGCTTCCGCCTGCGCCTGAATGCCGACTTCAAGCTCAAGGGCAACTTTTTCGGCGGTGTCCAGTTGAGCACTTCCCAAAACGGCGCGACCGATTCCTCCAATCAGACCCTGGGACAAGGCTTCGACAATTATAGCATCTACATCACCCGCGCGTTCCTTGGATGGGCACCGGCGGATGGTTTAACCTTCGTCGGCGGCAAGCAGCCAAATCCCTTTTACACCACCGAAATGGTTTGGGATCCGAACGTTAACCCCCAAGGGCTGGTCGAGCGCATCGACTTTCACAAACTTTTTAATTTGAGCTTCGGTGAATCGAGTTACGCCAAAGACGGTAAGGCACCGGCCGCGCCGCCACCTGAGAAACCGGCCAACGCGCTCGAAGTCAGTTTGATCGCCGGTCAGTTCATTTTTTTCGACAATAACGAGTCTAACCTGGTCACGAGCGGCACGGGCCGCGTTAATCAGGACGCCTACCTGTTCGAAACCCAGTTGCTGACCCGGCTGAAGCTCGGCAAAGCGCTCGCCATCACGGTGGCTCCCGCCCTGTTTGTCACCAACGATTCGGTGGCGGGCCTGGCCGGCAACCCACCCATTGCGTTGCAGAACACGCAGCCTTTCCAGGGACCGACCCGTGACCAACTCATCCTCCTGGCCCCCGGCGACGTGAGTTTCCTGATCGGCAAGATCCCCGTCAAGGCCTACTGGGACCTGGCCTACAACTTCAGCGGCGACGACCGCTGGAATAACGAATACGGCCCGCTGTACAGCAACGTAACCTTCAACCGGGCCGGGACCGCAATCACGGGTTTTCCCGCAGCAAATCGCATCGGACCTTCGTTCTCCGACAACTTTGCCTATGAGGTCGGAGTCAAAATCGGTGAGAACAAAAAGCAGGGCGATTTTGCGATCTTTGGTGATTGGCGGCAAGTTGGCCTGACGTCGGTCGACCCGAACCTAAATACGCCCGACTTCGCCTTGAGCAGCCTTAACACTCAAGGGATTCGGTTAGGTCTGGCCTACAATGTCACCGACTACGCGACGTTCGCCGTAACCTGGTACCACTCCTGGGCTTTGACCCGCAA contains these protein-coding regions:
- a CDS encoding putative porin, producing the protein MTRKSIPAWALLALLSLTAPPLHAQQDQALIDALVRKGILSQKEAEQIQAEVEKEADQTPAPPQNKIKIGDWVDELRLSGEIRLRNQWDDSTPQLPKAPRQTTYTNHSQRDRWRFRLRLNADFKLKGNFFGGVQLSTSQNGATDSSNQTLGQGFDNYSIYITRAFLGWAPADGLTFVGGKQPNPFYTTEMVWDPNVNPQGLVERIDFHKLFNLSFGESSYAKDGKAPAAPPPEKPANALEVSLIAGQFIFFDNNESNLVTSGTGRVNQDAYLFETQLLTRLKLGKALAITVAPALFVTNDSVAGLAGNPPIALQNTQPFQGPTRDQLILLAPGDVSFLIGKIPVKAYWDLAYNFSGDDRWNNEYGPLYSNVTFNRAGTAITGFPAANRIGPSFSDNFAYEVGVKIGENKKQGDFAIFGDWRQVGLTSVDPNLNTPDFALSSLNTQGIRLGLAYNVTDYATFAVTWYHSWALTRNLFGGAATGTIPASTINNSIAPFNHVDVLQVDFLVNF